The Ferrimicrobium sp. genome has a window encoding:
- a CDS encoding homoserine O-acetyltransferase, with protein MTTPAWRVGTFAGHRRFVQVSENFTTEMGSTIGPVEVAYESWGTLNADRSNAVLVLHALTGDSHAVGEIEPGHPTPGWWNGLIGPGLAIDTDRYYVICPNVLGGCQGTTGPSSIAPDGEVFGPRFPKITVRDQVRVEHALAGLLGINRFAAIIGGSMGGMRVVEWLVMYPDAMERAVVLATCAAATAEQIALASLQIRMIEHDPHFCGGDYYRYGVVPAQGLRLARELAHLSYRSPAELDSRFGRSPVGGGHEMSDAHPSFAVESYLAHHGRKLVERFDANSYIRLSEAMNYHDVGRGRGGFRRALSGVQAAVTVIGISSDRLFPLAQQQAIADALPTCRGISIVESKVGHDGFLVEVGAIGAIVRSVL; from the coding sequence GTGACCACGCCAGCTTGGCGAGTCGGGACCTTTGCCGGTCATCGCCGATTTGTGCAAGTTAGCGAGAACTTTACTACCGAGATGGGTTCGACGATTGGTCCGGTCGAGGTCGCGTACGAGAGCTGGGGGACGTTGAATGCCGATCGTTCCAATGCAGTTTTGGTACTGCATGCGCTCACCGGGGATTCGCACGCGGTCGGTGAGATCGAGCCCGGGCACCCAACGCCTGGCTGGTGGAACGGTCTGATTGGCCCAGGGCTGGCCATCGATACCGATCGTTACTATGTCATCTGTCCGAACGTTCTCGGTGGCTGTCAAGGCACGACAGGTCCATCGTCCATCGCTCCAGATGGAGAAGTTTTTGGTCCTCGGTTCCCCAAGATCACGGTTCGTGATCAGGTGCGGGTGGAGCATGCGTTGGCTGGATTGCTTGGCATCAACCGCTTTGCGGCCATCATCGGCGGTTCCATGGGAGGTATGCGCGTTGTCGAGTGGCTGGTGATGTATCCGGATGCGATGGAGCGTGCCGTCGTACTCGCGACGTGCGCTGCAGCCACAGCGGAGCAGATCGCCCTGGCGTCGCTACAGATCCGCATGATCGAGCACGACCCGCACTTTTGTGGTGGTGACTATTACCGCTACGGTGTGGTTCCCGCTCAAGGCTTACGACTGGCTCGAGAGTTGGCCCATCTCAGCTATCGAAGCCCCGCGGAACTCGACAGTCGTTTTGGTCGAAGTCCTGTTGGTGGCGGCCATGAGATGAGCGATGCACATCCCTCGTTTGCGGTGGAGTCCTACCTCGCTCACCACGGAAGGAAGCTGGTCGAGCGCTTTGATGCCAACTCCTACATTCGCCTCTCTGAGGCGATGAATTATCATGATGTTGGTCGCGGCCGAGGTGGATTCAGGCGAGCTCTGTCGGGGGTGCAAGCGGCGGTGACGGTCATTGGAATCTCCTCGGATCGCCTTTTCCCCCTCGCGCAGCAGCAGGCCATTGCTGACGCACTGCCGACCTGTCGGGGTATCTCG
- a CDS encoding bifunctional o-acetylhomoserine/o-acetylserine sulfhydrylase: protein MSQWGFETQQIHAGAVADPTTGARAVPIYQTSSYVFRDTDHAAALFGLEELGNIYTRLGNPTQAVFEDRIAALEGGVGALATASGQAAETLALINLAEGGGHIVASSSLYGGSYNLLHHTLAKLGISTTFIANPDDLAEWESAIRPETRAFYAETIGNPKGDIIDFAGISSVAHDHGIPLVVDNTLATPFLAQPLHYGADIVVHSATKFIGGHGTSLGGVIVDGGTFDYERSGRFANFTEPDESYHGLVYSELPEALWPTRYILKARLQYMRDIGASVSPFNAFQFLLGLETLSLRMERHVSNAQAVAEWLESRDEVAWVSYAGLNSSPWHERQRRYMPRGAGAIIGFGIKGKDEAGQCFIEGLELFSHLANVGDVRSLAIHPASTTHSQLNEAEREASGVSADLIRLSIGLETIDDILADLEAGFRAAKEG from the coding sequence ATGTCACAATGGGGATTTGAAACACAGCAGATTCATGCCGGAGCCGTGGCCGACCCAACGACGGGTGCGCGTGCTGTTCCGATCTATCAAACGTCGAGCTACGTGTTTCGCGACACCGACCACGCCGCGGCCCTCTTTGGTCTTGAAGAGCTCGGCAACATTTATACCAGGCTCGGCAATCCGACACAGGCGGTCTTCGAGGATCGGATCGCGGCCCTGGAGGGTGGGGTAGGGGCACTGGCGACCGCCAGTGGTCAGGCGGCAGAGACCCTAGCGCTCATCAACTTAGCTGAAGGTGGCGGCCATATTGTCGCGTCCTCGTCGCTCTATGGTGGCAGCTATAACCTCTTGCACCACACCCTGGCCAAGTTAGGCATCTCGACGACATTTATCGCCAATCCGGATGATCTAGCTGAGTGGGAGTCCGCCATTCGGCCTGAGACCCGTGCCTTTTATGCCGAAACGATTGGCAACCCTAAGGGGGACATCATTGACTTTGCGGGCATCTCAAGTGTCGCGCACGATCACGGGATCCCGTTGGTAGTCGACAACACCCTGGCCACCCCGTTTCTCGCTCAGCCGCTGCACTATGGGGCTGATATCGTTGTCCACTCGGCAACCAAGTTCATCGGTGGTCATGGCACCTCGCTGGGAGGGGTCATCGTCGATGGTGGTACTTTTGACTACGAGCGCTCTGGGCGCTTTGCGAACTTCACCGAGCCCGATGAGAGCTATCACGGGCTTGTCTACTCCGAGCTTCCCGAGGCATTGTGGCCAACACGATACATCCTCAAAGCCCGTCTACAGTACATGCGCGATATCGGTGCTTCGGTATCCCCCTTCAACGCCTTCCAGTTTCTTTTGGGGTTGGAGACCCTCAGCCTTCGGATGGAGCGTCATGTCTCGAACGCGCAGGCCGTAGCCGAGTGGCTGGAGTCTCGCGACGAGGTGGCCTGGGTGTCCTATGCGGGTTTGAACTCGAGTCCTTGGCATGAGCGACAGAGACGTTACATGCCGCGTGGTGCTGGAGCAATCATCGGGTTTGGCATCAAGGGTAAGGACGAGGCCGGGCAGTGCTTCATTGAGGGTCTTGAACTTTTCAGCCATTTGGCCAACGTCGGTGACGTTCGCAGCCTCGCGATCCATCCAGCCTCAACGACGCACTCTCAGCTCAACGAGGCTGAGCGTGAAGCCTCTGGTGTCAGTGCTGATCTGATCCGGCTCTCGATCGGGCTCGAAACCATTGATGACATTCTGGCTGACTTGGAGGCTGGTTTCCGTGCTGCAAAAGAAGGTTGA